A genomic segment from Pseudomonas sessilinigenes encodes:
- the tusD gene encoding sulfurtransferase complex subunit TusD, with the protein MKFAIALFSAAHAPSSRRALLFAQAALAGGHEIVRLFFYQDGVYNAANSIVTPQDEQDLPREWREFVHQHQLDAVVCIAAALRRGTLNADEAQRYQRTAVNIEAPWELSGLGQLHDAVQSADRLICFGGA; encoded by the coding sequence ATGAAGTTCGCCATCGCCCTGTTTTCCGCCGCCCATGCGCCCTCCTCGCGCCGCGCCCTGCTGTTCGCCCAGGCGGCGCTGGCCGGCGGACACGAGATCGTCCGGCTGTTTTTCTACCAGGACGGTGTGTACAACGCTGCCAACAGCATCGTCACACCCCAGGACGAGCAGGACTTGCCCCGGGAATGGCGCGAGTTCGTCCATCAGCACCAACTGGATGCCGTGGTATGCATCGCCGCGGCCCTGCGCCGGGGTACGCTCAATGCCGACGAGGCCCAGCGCTACCAGCGCACGGCGGTGAACATCGAGGCGCCCTGGGAGCTTTCCGGGCTCGGGCAGTTGCATGACGCGGTGCAGAGCGCCGACCGCCTGA